A window from Lytechinus pictus isolate F3 Inbred chromosome 9, Lp3.0, whole genome shotgun sequence encodes these proteins:
- the LOC129268313 gene encoding FGFR1 oncogene partner 2 homolog: MMTLSIDQVLCDARRLVERLKEHDSAADHLIQETTTLNKKIEVMKEYQEEIEEMNNIARHRPRSALILGIQQENRQIRELQKENQELRVALEEHQSALDLIMSSYRDQVSRLVNANQAERDNMIANKKTMEFEQDPAVSSVEKIIEMAAVMQRAIDVDEQSSYDVEETLARLQMENRGLRELLQISRTTQARHAPTYSREGSEDLGEREKGNEEDGEKENDTSESDSDRDTPVIHDTTVIEMDKNGVPLK, from the exons ATGATGACATTGTCCATTGATCAAGTACTGTGTGATGCAAGAAGGCTGGTTGAAAGGTTGAAAGAACACGACAGTGCTGCTGATCATCTTATTCAAGAAACTACAACTCTGAACAAGAAAATTGAAGTCATGAAAGAG tacCAAGAGGAGATCGAGGAGATGAACAACATCGCACGCCACCGGCCCCGCTCCGCCCTGATCCTTGGGATCCAGCAGGAGAACAGACAGATCAGGGAGCTGCAGAAGGAGAACCAGGAGCTGCGGGTGGCCCTGGAGGAGCATCAGTCGGCCCTGGATCTGATCATGAGCAGCTACCGGGACCAGGTCTCGAGGCTGGTCAACGCGAACCAGGCTGAGAGGGACAACATGATTGCTAATAAGAAGACGATGGAGTTTGAACAG GACCCAGCCGTTTCCTCGGTTGAGAAGATCATCGAGATGGCTGCCGTCATGCAGCGGGCCATCGACGTCGACGAGCAGAGCTCCTACGACGTCGAGGAAACCCTGGCGCGACTTCAGATGGAGAACCGTGGCCTTCGAGAACTGCTGCAGATCTCCAGGACAACCCAGGCGAGGCACGCACCCACCTACAGCAGGGAGGGCAGCGAGGACTtgggagagagggaaaagggCAACGAAGAGGACGGGGAGAAGGAAAACGATACGAGCGAGAGTGACAGTGATAGAGACACGCCGGTCATACACGACACAACTGTCATAGAAATGGATAAGAATGGTGTTCCGTTGAAATGA